GATTTTTTCCAACATCAACCTCCGCCAACAAAATGAACTATCTCAACCTTGTCTCCATCTTTCAAAACAAATGTATCATACTCACTTTTTGGAATTACATCAAACCCTACTGCAACGGCAAAGTTTGGTGCTTTTATTTGCAGCTCTTTTACTAATTCTGATATCGTCATCTGCTCTTTTTCAAACTCTTTTAAAACGCCGTTTACATATAGCTTCATACGAACACCTCACATGCCTATGATGTTATAACCTGCGTCAACATGCAATATTTCTCCTGTTATGCCTGATGATAAATCAGAACATAAAAATAATGCTGCTTTCCCAACTTCTTCTATGGTTACATTTCTTTTAAGTGGCGCTCTTTCAGCTGACATTTTATAAATTTCATTAAAATCTGAAATTCCCATCGCTGCCAAGGTCTTGATTGGTCCGGCTGATATACAGTTAACTCTTATACCTTTTTCTCCAAGATCTCTTGCAAGATATTTTACAGATGCCTCTAACGCTGCTTTTGCAACACCCATGACGTTATAATTATAAACAACCTTTTCAGCACCATAATATGATAACGTTAATAAGCTTGCACCTTCATTTAGTATTGGTAAAAATTCTCTTGCTATAGCTGTAAACGAGTAAACACTTATATCCATAGCCTGCAAAAACGACTGTCTATCAACAGTATAATAGTGATCTTTTAAATATTCTTTATTAGCATACGCTATTGAATGAACGATTATATCAACGCTACCCCACTTTTCCTTAACAGCTTCAAATAAATTTTTAATCTCCTCATCCTTAGAAACATCGCATTTAACAACAAGGTCGGAATTAAACTCTTGAGCTATTGGTCTAACTCTTTTCTCTATCCTCTCGTCAAGATAGTTAAATCCAAGTATAGCTCCGTTTTCATAGAAAACCTTAGCTATTCCGTAAGCTATACTTTTATCGTTAGCTACTCCAAGGATCAATGCTTTTTTGTTCTCTAAAATTTTCATTCTTATCCTCCATTCCGTA
This genomic window from Sulfurihydrogenibium sp. contains:
- a CDS encoding enoyl-ACP reductase, coding for MKILENKKALILGVANDKSIAYGIAKVFYENGAILGFNYLDERIEKRVRPIAQEFNSDLVVKCDVSKDEEIKNLFEAVKEKWGSVDIIVHSIAYANKEYLKDHYYTVDRQSFLQAMDISVYSFTAIAREFLPILNEGASLLTLSYYGAEKVVYNYNVMGVAKAALEASVKYLARDLGEKGIRVNCISAGPIKTLAAMGISDFNEIYKMSAERAPLKRNVTIEEVGKAALFLCSDLSSGITGEILHVDAGYNIIGM
- the thiS gene encoding sulfur carrier protein ThiS — encoded protein: MKLYVNGVLKEFEKEQMTISELVKELQIKAPNFAVAVGFDVIPKSEYDTFVLKDGDKVEIVHFVGGG